In the Nerophis ophidion isolate RoL-2023_Sa linkage group LG01, RoL_Noph_v1.0, whole genome shotgun sequence genome, one interval contains:
- the dand5 gene encoding DAN domain family member 5, with amino-acid sequence MVRFFVIIIIVILFLSTLAAAGFPYNALERVHKVSKEFESSGIGPGESVQGRVRVVELDPRSAALQSGLFRRGLASRRAPSLGSRLPFPAFLSQGRPGAGSKAPVSALHRLQAGRPAEADLKKRPGLRTWQRAIQKGNKMAVSLPATLKDAKQTCTVVPFIQRVTAEGCPSVTVHNKLCFGQCSSLFVPSETTDLAGRGSHQRTPCSRCAPSKAHTVTIPLQCGGEVRERRVMLVDECKCETGREETAALPHM; translated from the exons ATGGTGCGTTtcttcgtcatcatcatcatcgttatCCTCTTTTTGTCAACTCTGGCAGCGGCGGGGTTCCCTTACAACGCTTTGGAGCGCGTCCACAAGGTCTCCAAAGAGTTTGAGTCCTCTGGCATTGGACCAGGTGAGTCGGTGCAGGGGCGAGTGCGGGTGGTGGAATTGGACCCACGTTCCGCCGCGCTGCAGTCCGGCCTCTTCAGGAGGGGCCTGGCCTCCAGGAGAGCCCCCTCGCTCGGCTCCAGGCTGCCCTTCCCGGCGTTCCTCTCTCAGGGGCGACCCGGTGCGGGCTCCAAGGCCCCCGTGAGCGCGCTGCACCGCCTGCAAGCTGGGAGACCCGCCGAGGCCGACCTGAAGAAGAGACCGGGCCTGCGCACGTGGCAGAGAGCCATCCAGAAGGGAAACAAGATGGCCGTGTCTCTGCCAGCCACCTTGAAGGACGCCAAACAGACGTGCACGGTCGTTCCTTTCATTCAG CGTGTGACAGCCGAGGGTTGCCCCAGCGTGACCGTGCACAACAAGCTGTGTTTCGGCCAGTGCAGCTCCCTCTTCGTCCCCTCGGAGACGACGGACCTGGCCGGAAGGGGCTCCCACCAGCGGACGCCCTGCTCCCGATGCGCCCCGTCCAAGGCTCACACTGTGACCATCCCCCTGCAGTGTGGCGGGGAGGTCCGAGAGAGGCGGGTGATGCTGGTGGACGAGTGCAAGTGTGAGACGGGCCGTGAGGAGACTGCTGCTTTGCCACACATGTAA